One Apodemus sylvaticus chromosome 14, mApoSyl1.1, whole genome shotgun sequence DNA window includes the following coding sequences:
- the LOC127665257 gene encoding aldo-keto reductase family 1 member C13-like, whose amino-acid sequence MSSEQQCVKLNDGHFIPALGFGTYKPKEVAKSKSLEAANLALEAGYRHIDTAYAYQVEEEIGQAIQSKIKAGVVKREDLFITTKLWCTCFRPELVKPALEKSLKNLQLDYVDLYIMHYPVPMKSGDDNFPVDEQGKCLLDTVDFCDTWEMLEKCKDAGLVKSIGVSNFNHRQLERLLNKPGLKYKPVCNQVECHLYLNQSKLLDYCKSKDIVLVAYGALGTQRYKEWVDQNSPVLLNDPVLCDVAKKNKRSPALIALRYLFQRGVVPLAQSFKENEMRENLQIFGFHLSPEDMKILDGLNKNFRYLAAEFLVGHPEYPFSEEY is encoded by the exons ATGAGCTCTGAACAGCAGTGTGTCAAACTAAATGATGGCCACTTCATTCCTGCTCTGGGCTTTGGCACCTATAAACCCAAAGAG GTTGCCAAGAGTAAGTCACTGGAGGCTGCAAACCTAGCTCTAGAGGCTGGGTACCGCCATATTGATACTGCTTATGCATACCAAGTAGAAGAGGAGATAGGACAGGCCATTCAAAGCAAGATTAAAGCAGGTGTTGTAAAGAGAGAAGACCTGTTCATCACTACGAAG CTTTGGTGCACTTGCTTTCGACCAGAGCTGGTCAAGCCTGCTTtggaaaaatcattgaaaaaccTTCAACTGGATTATGTTGATCTTTACATTATGCATTACCCAGTGCCAATGAAG TCAGGGGATGACAATTTTCCAGTAGATGAGCAAGGGAAATGTCTATTGGACACTGTGGATTTCTGTGACACATGGGAG ATGTTGGAGAAGTGTAAGGATGCAGGATTGGTCAAGTCCATTGGGGTGTCTAACTTCAACCACAGGCAGCTAGAGAGACTCCTCAACAAGCCAGGACTGAAGTACAAACCTGTCTGTAACCAG GTTGAATGTCATCTTTATTTGAACCAGAGTAAGCTACTGGATTACTGCAAATCAAAAGACATTGTTCTAGTTGCTTATGGTGCTCTGGGAACCCAACGATATAAAGAATg GGTGGACCAGAACTCCCCAGTTCTGTTGAATGATCCAGTTCTTTGTGATGTGGCCAAAAAGAACAAGCGAAGCCCTGCCCTGATTGCACTTCGATACTTGTTTCAGCGTGGGGTCGTGCCCCTGGCCCAGAGTTTCAAAGAGAATGAGATGAGAGAGAATTTGCAG ATTTTTGGATTTCATCTGTCTCCTGAGGACATGAAAATACTAGATGGCCTGAACAAAAACTTTCGGTACCTTGCAGCGGAGTT CCTTGTTGGCCACCCAGAGTATCCATTTTCGGAGGAATATTAA